Part of the Candidatus Neomarinimicrobiota bacterium genome is shown below.
GGCCGTCGAAGGACTCGAGCGCTGCCAGGCTGGCCTCGAAGGACGCCAATTCCTGCTGGCCGGGGAAACTTGCCGTCACGTCTTTGCCCTGAACATAGGCCCGGAAATCTTCCATGACCTGGTCGCTGATGGCAACGGGCAGCGTCAGATTGTAGCGCCGCTGGTTTTCGGTGACGAAACTGAAGAACAGGCTGCGGGACCACAAACGGGTTGTCAACGGTGCCAGCTCCGGCCGCCGCACCTCTATGTCAGGATTGATGCCCCCGCCTCCGGAAACCACCCGGCCGCTACGGGTCACAAAAACGGAGTCACGCATATCCAGCCCGTCCGTGAGGACGCCGTTGTTCAGGTAGTCCTCCTTCTGGATCAGCCGACCCGACGGGATGTAGTACTTGGCCGTGGTCAGTTTCAGCGACGTGTTCTTGCCCACCGGGAAAATACTTTGCACCAGACCCTTGCCGAACGTCCGCTCACCCACGATGACCCCCCGGTCCAGGTCCTGGATGGCGCCGGCCACAATTTCGCTGGCCGAAGCCGAGCCGTGATTCACCAGAATCACCAGCAGGGTTGCCGGGTCGAGGGCCGGCTTCCGCTCGGATAGATATTTGCGGTTGGCCTTGCGCGTGCGGCCCCTGGTTTCCACGATCGCCAAACCGGGCTCAACCATGGCATCTACCATGGCAACGGCGTCCTGCAGCAAACCCCCTGGATTTCCCCGCAGGTCAAGTACCAGTCCATCGAGGCCCTGCGCACTCAGTTCCACCACCGCTGAGCGGAATTCTTTGGCGGCGTTCCGTGAGAAGCGGTTCAGGCGAATGTAGCCAATGCCGTCGTGGGCACCATAGAAAGGCAGATCGTTGACCTTGATCTCCTCGCGGACCAGGACAACCTCAAGGGGCTCGGCTGCGCCCATGCGAATAAAGGTAAGGGTTACCTCCGTGCCGGGTTTGCCCCGGATTTTTCCCGCCGCCTCGTCTACGCGAACCTTGTCCGAACTCTCGCCATCAATCTTGATAATCTTGTCACCGGGCCGCACCCCGGCACGGTGGGCGGGGGTTCCCTCCATGGGGGCGATGACGGTAAGCGTGTCGCCGCGCACACCCAACCGGATGCCCACACCGCCATATTTCCCGCGGGTGAGCATGTTCACCGAGGCTTGGTCTTGTGCACGGATGAAGACGGTGTAGGGATCCAGGTCGTCGAGCATGCCCCGTATGGCTGCCGAGATCAGCTCCTCACTGTTGATATCATCCACATATTCCGACAGCAGATGTTTGACCACGTTGTTGTAGGCGCGCAGGTTGGACGAAATGGATCTGAACAGGTCTGTTGCTGCCGCGGCGCCAAAACTGGCCAGCATCAATCCTAGCGCCAATAGCCACAGGCGGTATTGTTTCGAGCGTTCAGTCATCCTTATCGAGCTGCTGCTTGACATGTGCGGCAATCTCCTTGGCGATCGATTCCTTCGACTGGTCTCCCTCGACCACCAGCCACTCAGCTGGAGCCGCCTCCGCCAGCGCCAGGTAGCCCCGCCTGATGCGTTCCTGGAAGGCCCTTCCGGCACTCTCCATGCGGTCGGCAAAGCTGCCCAACAGCCGGGCTGCTGCCCGCTCGACGGGCAAATCCAGCAGCACCTTGAGGTCTGGCCTCAGGCCCTTCGTGGCGAAGGCTTGAATGGTAATGATCTCATCCAGAGGAAGTTCCCTCCCGTATCCCTGATAAGCAACAGTGCTGTCGGCGTAACGATCACAAAGCACATCCTCCCCCCGCTCCAGGGCTGGTATGAGTACCTCCTCCACCAACTGTGCTCGGGCTGTTGAGAACAGGAGCGCCTCGGCTCGCACGCTAAGGTCTCGGTCCCGGTGGTCCAGCAACAGGGTGCGGATCTCCTCGGACAGCCCCGCGCCCCCCGGCTCCCGCACGACGGTTACGGTTCGGCCCAGGGACTCCAGCTGCTGCTGAAGCAACCCGATCTGGGTCGTCTTGCCCGAGCCGTCGATGCCCTCAAAGGCTATGAAGCGTCCCCTTATGACAGCCCCTCCTTGGCCACGACCAGCACACATTCTCCTTTTACGGCTTTTTGCTCGACACCCGCAAGAACCTCGCTAACCGTGCCCCTGACAACCGATTCAAATTTTTTGGTGAGCTCCCGACAGAAGGCCACCCGGCGGTCGCCGAAGTGAGTCAACACGTCCTGGAGCGTGGCGCTGAGACGCAGGGGTGACTCGTAAATGATGACCGTGCCCTTAAATGTGGCCAACTCCTGCAGCCGGGCGGTGCGCCCCTTCTTGCGGGGCAGGAAACCTTCAAACAGGAAGCGGTCGGTGGGCAGTCCGCTGGCCACCAGGGCCGCCAGCAGCGCGCTGGGACCCGGTATGGGCACCACCGCGATGCCCCGTTCGCCAGCCGACGTGATCACCCGGTACCCCGGGTCGGAAATGGCCGGCGTGCCGGCATTGCTGACCAGGGCTACGTCCGCCCCCCCTTCCAGCAACGCCACCAGCTGGCTGGCTCTGCGGGTCTCGTTATGCTCGTGGTAGCTCATCATCCGGTGAGCAGTGATGCCGTGGCGCCTCAGGAGCATGCCCGTATGGCGCGTGTCCTCGGCGGCGATGACGTCCACCTGCTGCAGTACTTCCAGCGCCCGCAAGGTGATGTCGGCGAGGTTACCCACCGGCGTGGAGACCACGTACAGGGTGCCGGGCTCCACCTAAGCGAGGCAGCTCCTGACGGAGGTGTGCAGCAGATCGCTCAGCTGGTCAAGCTCTTCCCGCGAAATGGTCAGGTGCGGCCGGAAACGCACCGACCGGTCACCGCTTCCCAGCACGATGGCCCCGTCGCGGTAGAGGGCCGCCAGTACGGCCTCGCGCTCCGTCTCCGATGGGAGGTCAAAGGCACAGAACAGACCCTGGCCCCGCACGTTGGAGACAAAGCCGGGAAACTCCTCCGCCAAGGCCTCCAGTTTGGCCAGCAGATAACTCCCCTGCAGCTGGGCAGCCACCATCAGGTTTTCGGCCTTGACGATCTGCAGAATGAGGTTGAACCGCACCATATCCACCAGGTTGCCGCCAAATGTCGAATTGATGCGGCTGGATTCCTGGAACACGTTGTGCTCCACTTCATCGAATCGTGGCCCTGCCAGCAGGCCACAGACCTGGCTCTTTTTCCCGAACGAGATGATGTCGGGCCGGGCATCGTCACCGAAATGTTCGTGGGCCCAGAAGGCGCCGGTAATGGCGACGCCGGTCTGCACCTCATCGAAAATCAGGATGATCTCTTCCGCATCACAGAGCTGGCGCAGGTAGCGGGCAAATTCCGGGCGCATGTGGTTGTCGCCCCCCTCGCCCTGGATGGGTTCCACGATGACGGCGGCAATGTCGTGTGGGTGGTCGTGGATGGCCTGTTCCATTTCCCCTTTCGCCTGTGCCTCCAGAGCGGCTATTTCCTGCTCCACAGCGTCGGTAATGGGGTATCGCAGCCGGGGAAAGGTGATGCGTGGCCAGTCGAACTTGGGGTAGTAAAGCGTCTTGCGGGGATCGTGGCTATCGGTGAGGCTCATGGTATAGCCGCTGCGCCCATGGAAGCAGTACTGAAAGTGCATGATCCTGCTGCCCAACGCCGGCCGTCCGGCCGCTAGATTTTTCCTCACCTTCCAGTCGAAGGCGGCCTTGAGGGTGTTTTCCACGGCCAGCGCGCCGCCCTCGATGAAGAAAGCGTGGGGCAGGTAGTCGGGCATGCCGATCTCGGCAAACGTGGCCACAAACTCGGCGAACTCCCCCGTATACATGTCCGACAGGGTCGGCTTGTTCACGGCCGCCCGGGCGAGACGCTCCCGGTGGGCCACGATGGTGGGATGATTGTAGCCCACGGTCATGGATGAAAACATGGCGTAGACGTCCAAAAATTCCCTGCCGGTCACGGCATCGACGATCCACGATCCGTGGCTCTTCTCAAGGTCAATGACGGTCTCAAAGCCGTCGGTGTGGGTATGCCGTCCGAGGACTGCCCGGACGTTTTGGGGTGCAATGGAAGCTGACATCAGATCTCCAGTCGGATAGGCTTGAATTTGAATGCTTGGGCAACCGGGATATAAATGTCCCCGGTTACATCCAACTCGAGATCCGACTTGAAACCACGAACGCGGACCAATGGGGTTCGGCCGCTCTCATCGGTTGTCGATTTGCGCCCGCTGGAGCTCGCCGCTGTAGTCCACGTAGATGGTCTTGGCCTCGCTGAAAAAGTCGTACACCGCCGAGCCACCTTCGCGATGGCCGTTGCCGGTGTTTTTCACGCCACCGAACGGCATGTGGCACTCCGCGCCGATGGTGGGACCGTTGATGTAGGTAATGCCCGCCTGGATGTCCCGCATGGCCTGAAAGGCTGCATTCACGTCCCGGGTATAGAGCGAGGAGGACAGGCCGTAGCGGGTGGCATTCAGCAGCTCGATGGCCTCGTCAAGGTCTGCAGCCGTGAGGATTGACAACACCGGTCCGAAGATTTCTTCATCGTGTATGCGCATGCCGGGTTTTACTCCGGTGAAGATGGTGGGCTGGTAGAAGCTGCCCTGATCCAGGCTCCCTCCCGTGGCGATGTCGCCGCCCTGCTGCAGGCTGGCCCCCTCCTCGGCGCCTACCTGCACGTATCCGTGAATCCTCTCCCGGGCGTCAGCATTAATGACCGGCCCCACGTCCACCTCCTCATCCAGCCCGTCGCCCAGCCGCAGCGCTGCCGTGGCCTCCACCAGCTGTTCCAGAAACCGGTCGTGGATCGGCGCATGCAGGATCAGGCGGCTGGTGGCGGTGCAGCGCTGTCCGGTGGTGCCGAACGCGCCCCACAGGACCCCCTCCAGTGCCAGGTCCAGATCGGCGTCGGCCATGATGATCTGAGCGTTCTTTCCGCCCAGCTCCAGCGAAACCCGTTTCAGTTGCGCTCCCGCCTCCGCGTTGATCTGCCTGCCCACCGCCGTGCTGCCGGTGAATGATATGCCGTCGATGTCCGGGTGCTTGACAATGGCAGTGCCGACCTCCGTGCCGCCGCCGTGGACCAGATTCAGTGCCAGCGGGGGCACGCCTGCTTCCAGCAGAATCTCCACCAGCAGGGTGGCCGTGGCGGGGGTATCGGACGCGGGCTTGAAGACGACTGTATTACCGCTGGTCAGGGCGGGGAAAATTTTCCACGTGGGAATGGCCATGGGGAAATTCCAGGGCGATATCACGCCCACCACCCCCAGCGGCATGCGCGTGGTGAGGTTGAACTTGTTAGGCAGCTCCGACGGGATGGTCTGGCCGAACATGCGCCGACCCTCACCGAAGGCGAAATAGGCGGTGTCGATACCTTCCTGAACGTCACCCAGTGTCTCGGCCAGGACTTTGCCCATTTCCCGGGTCTGCAGGCGGGCCAGCTCCATTTTGCGGGCCACCATAATGTCCCCGGCCCGTTTCATGATCTCCCCCCGCTCGGGTGCCGGCACCCTGCTCCAGCCCTGCAGGGCACTGCGCGCGGCTTGCACCGCGCGGTCAACATCATCGCCCGTGCTTTTGGGAAATGTACCGATCACGTCACTGTTAACGGCGGGGTTGATATTGTCAAAGCGCCGCTGGCTCGCGGAATCACACCATTCTCCAGCGATGAAATTCTTGTATGCTTTCGCCATAACTCTACCTCGAGTAAATGCCCCCAATCAGTCTGGCTGGTATGAGTCTCTTCGGCGGGCGCCCAACCGGGCGCCCTGAATCGACCCGTCGTTCAGTTGGCAGGGAGGTATATGATCCCTGCTAAAGCCAAGAAAGTTACACAGGAACCGAGGGGCTATCAGGCAGTTTTCAAGCCCCTTTCAGATCCCTGCCGTCCGTTCCGCTCATGAGGAAGAGGTCCCCACAATGGCAGCCTTCAAGGGCCGTCCATGCCGGCCACGGACGGCCGGAGGAATGCGCCGCGCTAGGAGCGCAATAGGAATTCGATGTACAGATAGGTCAGTGGCATGACAAACAGTAGTGAATCGAAGCGATCCAGCACGCCCCCATGCCCCGGCAGGAGGGTGCCCGTATCCTTGACGCCGAAATCGCGCTTGAACTGTGACTCCGCAAAGTCGCCCATCTGGCCCGCCAGCCCCACGATAAGCCCCAGCAATATAAGGCCATCCAGGGCGAAGGCCCCCTTGGGCAGCCAGCCTGCAAATCCCAGCAACAGCATGGTCGTGAGGGCGCCCAGCGCCCCTGCTAGCGTGCCCACCAACGTCTTGTTCGGACTCACCTTAGGCAAAATCCTGGTCTGGCCAAATCGACGCCCGATCAGGTAGGCCAGTGAATCACAGATCCACACCGCTACGTACAGCGCCACAGTCAGCCGGAAGGCCACATCCACGGTGGGGCCCACCGCAGGAAGCGCTGCCGACCGCACCAGCATGAACGTGCCGCCAAAGCCGGCGATCCACAGTACTCCCACCACGTTCGCGGCCAGATTGGCCCACCCGGAGCCGGCACTTGCCACCACCTCGACAGTCTGGAGCACCATGACCAGCAGGACCACCGCAGCCAGCAGGAAGAGTGCCGCGTCACCCCCTG
Proteins encoded:
- a CDS encoding S41 family peptidase gives rise to the protein MTERSKQYRLWLLALGLMLASFGAAAATDLFRSISSNLRAYNNVVKHLLSEYVDDINSEELISAAIRGMLDDLDPYTVFIRAQDQASVNMLTRGKYGGVGIRLGVRGDTLTVIAPMEGTPAHRAGVRPGDKIIKIDGESSDKVRVDEAAGKIRGKPGTEVTLTFIRMGAAEPLEVVLVREEIKVNDLPFYGAHDGIGYIRLNRFSRNAAKEFRSAVVELSAQGLDGLVLDLRGNPGGLLQDAVAMVDAMVEPGLAIVETRGRTRKANRKYLSERKPALDPATLLVILVNHGSASASEIVAGAIQDLDRGVIVGERTFGKGLVQSIFPVGKNTSLKLTTAKYYIPSGRLIQKEDYLNNGVLTDGLDMRDSVFVTRSGRVVSGGGGINPDIEVRRPELAPLTTRLWSRSLFFSFVTENQRRYNLTLPVAISDQVMEDFRAYVQGKDVTASFPGQQELASFEASLAALESFDGQVDLAALQSYYEARAATAFDDEYEQIRRRLRLGFAALIAGVEARIESSLQDDAAYLRAVELIQTPLAYQQILAPSDHAARN
- the tmk gene encoding dTMP kinase, with the protein product MCAGRGQGGAVIRGRFIAFEGIDGSGKTTQIGLLQQQLESLGRTVTVVREPGGAGLSEEIRTLLLDHRDRDLSVRAEALLFSTARAQLVEEVLIPALERGEDVLCDRYADSTVAYQGYGRELPLDEIITIQAFATKGLRPDLKVLLDLPVERAAARLLGSFADRMESAGRAFQERIRRGYLALAEAAPAEWLVVEGDQSKESIAKEIAAHVKQQLDKDD
- the rsmI gene encoding 16S rRNA (cytidine(1402)-2'-O)-methyltransferase, coding for MVSTPVGNLADITLRALEVLQQVDVIAAEDTRHTGMLLRRHGITAHRMMSYHEHNETRRASQLVALLEGGADVALVSNAGTPAISDPGYRVITSAGERGIAVVPIPGPSALLAALVASGLPTDRFLFEGFLPRKKGRTARLQELATFKGTVIIYESPLRLSATLQDVLTHFGDRRVAFCRELTKKFESVVRGTVSEVLAGVEQKAVKGECVLVVAKEGLS
- a CDS encoding L-lysine 6-transaminase; the encoded protein is MSASIAPQNVRAVLGRHTHTDGFETVIDLEKSHGSWIVDAVTGREFLDVYAMFSSMTVGYNHPTIVAHRERLARAAVNKPTLSDMYTGEFAEFVATFAEIGMPDYLPHAFFIEGGALAVENTLKAAFDWKVRKNLAAGRPALGSRIMHFQYCFHGRSGYTMSLTDSHDPRKTLYYPKFDWPRITFPRLRYPITDAVEQEIAALEAQAKGEMEQAIHDHPHDIAAVIVEPIQGEGGDNHMRPEFARYLRQLCDAEEIILIFDEVQTGVAITGAFWAHEHFGDDARPDIISFGKKSQVCGLLAGPRFDEVEHNVFQESSRINSTFGGNLVDMVRFNLILQIVKAENLMVAAQLQGSYLLAKLEALAEEFPGFVSNVRGQGLFCAFDLPSETEREAVLAALYRDGAIVLGSGDRSVRFRPHLTISREELDQLSDLLHTSVRSCLA
- a CDS encoding aldehyde dehydrogenase family protein, encoding MAKAYKNFIAGEWCDSASQRRFDNINPAVNSDVIGTFPKSTGDDVDRAVQAARSALQGWSRVPAPERGEIMKRAGDIMVARKMELARLQTREMGKVLAETLGDVQEGIDTAYFAFGEGRRMFGQTIPSELPNKFNLTTRMPLGVVGVISPWNFPMAIPTWKIFPALTSGNTVVFKPASDTPATATLLVEILLEAGVPPLALNLVHGGGTEVGTAIVKHPDIDGISFTGSTAVGRQINAEAGAQLKRVSLELGGKNAQIIMADADLDLALEGVLWGAFGTTGQRCTATSRLILHAPIHDRFLEQLVEATAALRLGDGLDEEVDVGPVINADARERIHGYVQVGAEEGASLQQGGDIATGGSLDQGSFYQPTIFTGVKPGMRIHDEEIFGPVLSILTAADLDEAIELLNATRYGLSSSLYTRDVNAAFQAMRDIQAGITYINGPTIGAECHMPFGGVKNTGNGHREGGSAVYDFFSEAKTIYVDYSGELQRAQIDNR
- a CDS encoding phosphatidate cytidylyltransferase, with translation MPAEPAATAREDSLSARLIVPLVGIPALLWVTWLGGVPYALFVTGMVLLGLREYLAVLPKGGLVPRPLPVYAAALGLLAGFAYRAGTLGPGLAGGDAALFLLAAVVLLVMVLQTVEVVASAGSGWANLAANVVGVLWIAGFGGTFMLVRSAALPAVGPTVDVAFRLTVALYVAVWICDSLAYLIGRRFGQTRILPKVSPNKTLVGTLAGALGALTTMLLLGFAGWLPKGAFALDGLILLGLIVGLAGQMGDFAESQFKRDFGVKDTGTLLPGHGGVLDRFDSLLFVMPLTYLYIEFLLRS